The following coding sequences are from one Saccopteryx bilineata isolate mSacBil1 chromosome 3, mSacBil1_pri_phased_curated, whole genome shotgun sequence window:
- the POU3F1 gene encoding POU domain, class 3, transcription factor 1, producing the protein MATTAQYLPRGPGSGAGGTGPLMHPDAAAAAAAAAAAERLHAGAAYREVQKLMHHEWLGAGAGHPVGLAHPQWLPTGGGGGGDWAGGPHLEHGKAGGGGTGRADDGGGSGFHARLVHQGAAHAGAAWAQGGTAHHLGPAMSPSPGAGGGHQPQPLGLYAQAAYPGGGGSGLAGMLAAGGGGAGPGLHHALHEDGHEAQLEPSPPPHLGAHGHAHGHAHAGGLHAAAAHLHPGAGGGGSSVGEHSDEDAPSSDDLEQFAKQFKQRRIKLGFTQADVGLALGTLYGNVFSQTTICRFEALQLSFKNMCKLKPLLNKWLEETDSSSGSPTNLDKIAAQGRKRKKRTSIEVGVKGALESHFLKCPKPSAHEITGLADSLQLEKEVVRVWFCNRRQKEKRMTPAAGTGHPPMDDVYAPGELGPGGGGASPPSAPPPPPPAALHHHHHHTLPGSVQ; encoded by the coding sequence CACCCAGACGCCGCGGCGGccgcggcagcggcggcggcagctGAACGGCTGCACGCGGGGGCCGCATACCGCGAAGTGCAGAAGCTAATGCACCACGAGTGGCTGGGCGCGGGCGCGGGCCACCCCGTGGGCCTAGCGCACCCCCAGTGGCTACCCAcgggaggaggcggcggcggcgactGGGCTGGCGGGCCGCACCTGGAACACGGCAAGGCGGGCGGTGGCGGCACTGGGCGAGCCGACGACGGCGGCGGCAGCGGTTTCCACGCGCGCCTGGTGCACCAGGGGGCGGCCCACGCGGGCGCGGCATGGGCTCAGGGAGGCACGGCGCACCACTTGGGCCCGGCTATGTCGCCGTCGCCAGGGGCCGGCGGGGGCCACCAGCCTCAGCCACTCGGGCTGTACGCGCAAGCGGCCTATCCGGGGGGCGGTGGCAGCGGCCTGGCCGGGATGCTGGCGGCGGGCGGCGGTGGCGCGGGGCCGGGCTTGCACCACGCGCTGCATGAGGACGGCCACGAGGCGCAGCTGGAGCCGTCGCCTCCACCGCACCTGGGTGCCCACGGACATGCACACGGACATGCACACGCCGGCGGCCTGCACGCAGCGGCGGCGCACCTGCACCCAGGCGCTGGCGGCGGTGGCTCCTCGGTGGGCGAGCACTCGGATGAGGACGCGCCCAGCTCCGACGACCTGGAGCAGTTCGCCAAGCAGTTCAAGCAGCGGCGCATCAAGCTGGGCTTCACGCAGGCTGACGTGGGTCTGGCGCTAGGCACGCTGTACGGTAACGTGTTCTCGCAGACCACCATCTGCCGCTTCGAGGCCCTGCAGTTGAGCTTTAAGAACATGTGCAAGCTCAAGCCGCTGCTCAACAAGTGGCTGGAGGAGACCGACTCGTCCAGCGGCAGCCCCACCAACCTGGACAAGATCGCAGCGCAGGGCCGCAAGCGCAAGAAGCGCACGTCCATCGAGGTGGGGGTCAAAGGCGCGCTCGAGAGCCACTTTCTCAAGTGCCCCAAACCCTCGGCGCACGAGATCACGGGCCTGGCCGACAGCCTGCAGCTGGAAAAGGAGGTGGTGCGCGTCTGGTTCTGCAACCGGCGGCAGAAGGAGAAGCGCATGACCCCCGCGGCCGGCACCGGCCACCCACCCATGGACGACGTTTACGCACCTGGCGAGCTGGGGCCTGGAGGGGGCGGCGCGTCGCCGCCCTCGGCTCCCCCGCCGCCCCCGCCGGCCgcgctgcaccaccaccaccatcacacaCTGCCCGGCTCCGTGCAGTGA
- the UTP11 gene encoding probable U3 small nucleolar RNA-associated protein 11, whose product MAAAFRKAAKSRQREHRERSQPGFRKHLGLLEKKKDYKIRANDYRKKQEYLRALRKKALEKNPDEFYYKMTRVKLQDGVHIIKETKEEVTPEQLKLMRTQDVKYIEMKRVAEAKKIERLKSELHLLDFQGKQQNKHVFFFDTKKEVEQFDVATHLRTAPELVDRVFNRPTIETLQKEKVKGVTHQTRLKRIAKERQKQYDCLTQRIEREKKLFVIAQKIQTRKDLLDKTRKVKVKKETVNSPAIYRFQGRRKR is encoded by the exons ATGGCAGCGGCTTTTCGGAAGGCAGCTAAGTCCCGACAGCGGGAACACCGAGAGCGAAGCCAG CCTGGCTTTCGAAAACATCTGGGCCtgctggagaaaaagaaagattataaaATTCGTGCAAA TGACTACCGGAAAAAGCAAGAATACCTCAGAGCTCTCCGGAAGAAAGCTCTTGAAAAAAATCCAGATGAATTCTACTATAAAATGACTCGAGTTAAACTCCAG GATGGAGTTCATATTATTAAGGAGACCAAGGAAGAAGTAACCCCAGAACAGCTGAAACTGATGAGAACTCAGGATGTCAAGTATATAGAAATGAAAAGGGTTGCAGAAGCTAAG AAAATTGAAAGACTAAAGTCAGAGCTCCATCTGCTGGATTTCCAGGGGAAGCAACAGAACaagcatgtgtttttttttgacaCTAAAAAGGAAG TTGAACAGTTTGATGTTGCAACTCACCTGCGAACAGCCCCGGAACTAGTGGACAGAGTCTTCAATAGACCCACAATAGAGACCCTGCAGAAGGAGAAAGTAAAAGGAGTTACTCATCAGACTCGACTTAAG CGGATAGCTAAAGAAAGGCAGAAGCAGTATGACTGTCTGACACAGCGGATTGAACGCGAGAAGAAATTGTTTGTTATTGCACAGAAAATTCAAACACGCAAAGATCTTCTG GATAAAACTCGGAAGGTGAAGGTGAAGAAAGAAACAGTGAACTCTCCAGCTATTTACAGATTTCAGGGTCGTCGGAAACGTTGA